A DNA window from Trypanosoma brucei brucei TREU927 chromosome 10, whole genome shotgun sequence contains the following coding sequences:
- a CDS encoding N-myristoyl transferase, putative → MTDKAFTEHQFWSTQPVRQPGAPDADKVGFIMESSLDAVPAEPYSLPSTFEWWSPDVANPEDLRGVHELLRDNYVEDSESMFRFNYSEEFLRWALMPPGYHQSWHVGVRLKSNKSVLGFVAGVPITMRLGTPKMVLEKREHGEDGGEEVINDYLEPQTICEINFLCVHKKLRQRRLGPILIKEVTRRVNLMNIWHAVYTSGTLLPTPFAKGHYFHRSLNSQKLVDVKFSGIPPHYKRFQNPVAVMERLYRLPDKTKTRGLRLMEPADVPQVTQLLLKRLASFDVAPVFNEEEVAHYFLPREGVVFSYVVESPVGPGKDEENAGKASKGTPTGTKCVTGGCEKVITDFFSFYSLPSTIIGNSNHSLLKVAYVYYTAATSVSITQLVNDLLIIVKLNGFDVCNVVDIYDNGTYLKELKFSPGDGNLYYYFYNWSYPSIPANEVGLVMV, encoded by the coding sequence ATGACTGACAAAGCATTTACGGAACACCAGTTCTGGAGCACGCAGCCTGTGCGGCAACCTGGTGCTCCTGATGCCGATAAGGTTGGGTTTATTATGGAATCATCCTTAGATGCGGTACCTGCTGAGCCGTACAGTCTTCCCTCAACATTTGAGTGGTGGTCACCCGATGTAGCCAACCCTGAGGACCTTCGAGGTGTCCACGAACTTCTTCGTGATAATTATGTTGAGGACAGCGAAAGCATGTTTCGATTCAACTATTCGGAGGAGTTTTTGCGCTGGGCACTTATGCCTCCGGGATATCACCAGTCGTGGCACGTTGGTGTGCGGCTAAAATCCAACAAGTCGGTGCTCGGGTTCGTTGCCGGTGTCCCGATCACGATGCGCCTAGGCACTCCAAAAATGGTTCTAGAGAAGAGAGAGCACGGGGAGGATGGAGGAGAAGAGGTTATAAACGATTACTTAGAGCCTCAGACTATTTGCGAGATTAATTTTCTTTGCGTGCACAAAAAACTTCGGCAGAGAAGACTTGGGCCCATCCTCATCAAGGAGGTGACGCGTCGGGTTAATCTCATGAACATTTGGCACGCCGTCTACACATCTGGGACTCTTCTTCCAACACCGTTTGCCAAAGGCCATTACTTCCACCGCAGCCTGAACTCACAGAAGCTTGTGGACGTTAAATTTTCTGGGATTCCACCACATTACAAGCGGTTTCAGAATCCAGTTGCGGTTATGGAGCGCCTGTACCGACTTCCCGACAAAACCAAAACGCGTGGTTTGCGACTCATGGAACCAGCAGATGTCCCACAGGTGACGCAGCTTCTCCTTAAGAGGTTGGCGTCGTTTGATGTTGCTCCCGTGTTcaatgaggaggaggtggcACATTACTTCCTCCCCCGCGAGGGTGTCGTATTCTCCTACGTTGTGGAGTCGCCGGTGGGTCCAGGAAAAGACGAAGAGAATGCCGGTAAAGCCTCAAAGGGCACACCCACAGGGACAAAGTGTGTCACAGGGGGCTGTGAGAAGGTGATTACGGATTTTTTCTCGTTCTATTCACTTCCTTCTACCATTATCGGCAACAGTAACCACTCGTTGTTGAAGGTAGCGTACGTATACTACACCGCTGCAACCAGCGTTAGCATAACACAGTTGGTGAATGATCTTCTTATCATCGTGAAGCTTAATGGATTCGATGTTTGCAACGTTGTTGACATTTACGACAATGGGACGTATTTAAAAGAACTTAAATTCAGCCCCGGGGACGGAAACCTTTACTACTACTTCTACAACTGGTCTTATCCGAGCATTCCGGCTAATGAAGTTGGTCTTGTGATGGTTTAA